The genomic region GAAAATTCCTGTTATTCTGGGACAGACCGCCTGGTGTTTAACAAAAACAGTAAATTGTTGTCGAACTCCGCAGATTCGACACGATCTGAGGGAAATCAGCGGAGTTAGTGTTTCCCGAGCGAGCAGTTACCGTCGGAGCGGAGCAGAGGAGACCATGGCCGGGGccggggctggggctggggctgagaTGGACTACACGGTGCACGAGGCCTGGAACGAGGCGACCAATGTTTATCTGATCGCCATTTTGGTCAGTTTCGGGCTCCTGGTCTACGCTCGCAAGTGAGTTACCACCGTCCCGGCCCGATCCAACCTCGAAACCCTACACCGCTCCTCTCCCTcgctctttccccctctccccccttttCCCCTCCCCACAAAATGTGGCTGACTGCGTAAAGTTAATCCAAGGTTTTCAATTTTAGAAACAAAAGGAAGATTATGCGAATATTCACTGTGCCCCCAACTGTTGACCCAACACCTGAGCCCAATTTTTATGACAGTTTACAGAAAGTTCGATTACGGCAACAGTTAGAGATGTACTACATCGGTGAGTTTATTCAGCCCTGATGTtgcaaaaatgtttattttttattcttccaCAGGATGTTTGAATTGCCCGTTGGTGACACGGtgtcttagtggttagcactgctgcatcacagtgccaggacTGCGTCCGATTCCACCCTCtggggactgtgtggagtttgcacattctccccgtctctgtaggtttcctccgggtgctctggtttcctcccacaatccaaagatgtgcaggtcaagtgaattggccatgctaaactgctcatagtgttaggtgcatttgtcaggggtaaatatagggtaggggaatgggtctgggtgggttactattccgaaggtcattgtggacttattggatcaaatggcctgtttccacactgtatggaatctaatcttatcCATTTGCTATTTGTCACATGAGAAGGTAGCGGTGAGCTGCTGCCTTAACTACTGCAGTATATGCTGTATATGTACATCTCCAGTGCTTTAGGGAGAGGAGTCCAGAATTTTGAAGTACTGACTGACTGACGGTGAGttgtttggagaggaacttgcaggtagtgagattcccacatatctgctgtcaTTGTCATGTGCGATGGTGGAAATAGTGGATTTAGAAGACATTGTCTAAGctgccttggtgaattgctgcggTATTTCTTGAAGCAGGTACATGTGGCTGCCATTGTGTGCCAGAGGTGGAGGGAACAAAAGTGCAAGGGTGTGAGTGGGATGCTGGTTATTGTCTAAATTCTTCAACTGCACCTATCCAATTAAGTGCAGAGTATTCCTTCACACTTTTGACTTGTGCCTGGTGAATGATGAGGAAGCAGAAAGTGATTTACTGAAaagaattcctagtctctgacctgctcttgtggtcaCTGTGTTTACATAGCTTGTCCAGTTCAGCTACCAGTCAATGGTCATTCCCCGGGTGTTGATGGGGCATCAGTGATGGAAATGGAATTTCTTAGGGTTGATAGTCAGATTCTGTCTTGATGGCActgtatggcatgaatgttatatGTCACCAATCAGCCCAaaactggatattgtccaggtcttgctgagtATGAATATTGGCTACTTCAATACCCGAGGAGTCTtgaatgatgttgaacattgtgcaatcgttGGCAAACATTCCTGcttacaatggagggaaggtcgttgTTGAAGCAGCTGGAAATGGTTTGGTCTGGGGAGACTATCctgaatggctttgtgcgtggggaatcatatctcacaaacttgattgagttttctgaagaagtagcaaagaggattgacgagagcagagtgatagatgtgatctatgtggacttcagtaaggcatttgacatggtTCCACATGAGAGACcagttagcaagcttagatctcatggaatacagggagaactaaccatttggatacagaactggctcaaaggtagaagacagagggtggtggaggagggttgtttttcagactggaggcctatgaccagtggagtgccacaaagatcggtgttgggtccactactttttgtcatttatataaatgatttggatgtgagtataaaagatatcagtaagtttgcagatgacaccaaaattggaggtgtagtggacagcgaagaagtttacctcagattacaacaggatcttgatcagatgggccaatgggctgagacgtggcagatggggtttaattcacataaatgcaaggtgctgctgTTTGGGAAAGCAGATGTTagtgggacttatacacttaatgggaaggtcctcaagagtgttgctgaagaaagagactttggagtgcaggttcatagcttcttgaaagtagagtcgcaggtagttaggatagtgaagaaggcatttggtatactttcctttatcggtcagagtattgagtacaggagttgggaggtcatgttgcagctgtacagaacattgtttagaccactgttggaatattgcatgcagttctggtctccttcctatcggaaagatgttgtgaaacttgaaagggtccagaaaagatttacaaggatgttgccagggttggaggatctgagctacagggagaggctgaacaggctggggctgttttccctggagcgtcagaggctgaggggtgaccgtatagaggtttacaaaattatgaggagcatggataggataaataaacaaagtcttttccctgaggtgggggagcccagaactagagggcgtaggtttagggtgagaggggaaagatataaaagacacctcaggggcaacgttttcacacagagggtggtatatgtatggaatgagctgccagaggaagtagtgggcgctggtacaattgcaacatggaaaaggcatctggatgtgtatatgaataggaagggtttggagggatatgggccgggtgttggcaggtgggactagatatctggtcagcatgcatgGGTTGGATCGacgggtctggttctgtgctgtacatctctatgactctataattcctgcagagatgttcaagAGCTAAaacgactgacctccaacaacctcaAACATTTTCCTATCTACCAGGTATGACTACAACCACAGGAGGATTTCTTTTGATTCCCATTGACTAAAATTTTGTTCGGTCTatttgatgccacacttagtcagatgctgcttgacatcAAAGTCATAAAGTTTTTAACAACAGGAAAgaagtcattcggcccatcatgtctgaaccgttcatcaaacatccatctattctaatGCTATTTTCCAGCACATGAGGATCCCAACCTTTACTACATCAGGCATCATTTGAAATGACAAGTCTGAGTCAGAATGTGTTTGGTTAAATATCAATGAGGGAAAGCATTTTTGATTCTTCGGTGTGGGAATATCATTggcaaggccaatatttattgttcatctGAGTTGCCCCAAGAAAGTGGAATACTGCGCTCTGATATTGAAttgcttttttttgttaactTGATACAACTGTGGCTTTTGAGGCCTCAGCAGAGGGTGATTTGATGATAACTAATATTACTGTAGAACTAGCATTTATGTCATTTCCTCCATTCCAAGAGCTGTCCACAATTTCTTAGTCTTTCAAAATTCCAGTCTATTGAACATCTCCAATTTAAATGTCCCACAGCTGTGGTCTTCCCTTAGCTGTCTGGTCTCTCAACTCTGAATTTCTTTTCCTAGCTCTCTCTGGGTCTTTAGCTCCTCTTTTGAAATGATGCTTTAAAGGTGACTTATTTGCCCAAGATCCAAATATATATTTATCTGGGTCAGAGTTAAGATTTATTTCATAATGACTTTGTCAAGGATTTTGGggcattttattacattaaagatgCTATAGAAATATAGTTTGTTATTATTGTTAGCTAGCCTGATTAAGAACTTCCTTCTCAAAACATTTGTGAATTAGTTGGGTTCTTTTGTGATTTTTGTTGACCGTTTTGCCAAATTTCGTTTTAAAACTTTCACATTGTGATTGGGTTCTGAATTCGTGTTTGTTGAATTACTAGTGAGAAAAATACTGTAGTGCTCTGTCTTAGCCAACCCTGCTATCTCCAATCCAGCTGTAGCTAACTGAAATAACTTCTAATATTGTCCTGAGTTCAACTCTCACAATTCATAGTGAGGATCTATGTTCAGCCTTTCCGTTCTTCTGGCTGAGTCCAGTTATTGGTAATTTTGTGTTGAAGTGTCTTGCCATGTATTACAATACCAGACGTGATCACCATGTGGTCAATGAATACGGGTGGTAGTACATTAATCTTCAAAAAAAACAGTTACAGAAGCTGGAAGTCAGACTGTTCATCTCCCGCCTCTGGTTCTTAGCTTTTGTTCTAATCCATACCTAGTTTGTTGACAAAGGACTTTAATAATTCTTGACTGAGAGGAGTTTATCATTTAACTGTCTCACTTTAATCTCCACAGAATTGGTAGTGGTGTAGGCACAGTAGCAGCCATGATTATAGCTCTTGCCCAAgttacatgagatctaacctctcTTTTACAAAAAAATTATTGCCTTTCACAGTTTTTCATAAAAATTACTGGGCCGTAATTTCATAATCATGACATATCTTTTCTGTGCACATTATTGCTCAAGAAATCCTTGTACAAAACAAAAAGAATGGTCTGCACTTATATCATTTATACATTTCTCTTAAAAAATGCAGTTGAAGTTCTCTAATAGTCTTTCCTTCCTGCTAGAGTCAATGTACTTCCCAACTGTTAAATTAAGGTGGATATAATGATGTAAGTTCTTCTTTTATATTCTGAGAAGATTGCAGTGAGAAGGTTTAAAATTTTGTTGAAATACTTCCATTTATAATTGTGTGTTAAGTCATAATTTAATGGGGTGCTAGTATTTCCTATATTCTTGATAACACAGTAAGTTTGCAAGACCAATGCCTACAGAGCTTTTGGTTCATTAGAATTTatctgttcagttctggttagattagattagacttacagtgtggaaacaggcccttcggcccaacaagtccacaccgacccgccgaagcgcaacccacccatacccctacatttaccccttacctaacactacgggcaatttagcttggccaattcacctgacccgcacatctttggactgtgggaggaaaccggagcacccggaggaaacccacgcagacacggggagaacgtgcaaactccacacagtcagtcgcctgagttatGTGATTGCTGAAGTTATCATTTTGAGCTGGGATGGTGAATTCCAAGCTTGAACTTTATTCAGCAAATATCAATATAGCAGTAACTCTGTCTTTGTTTTTTGATTTATTTCAAGTACTGTTTTGTATCATTTCAGCACGAAAGTATGACCTGCAGCAAGAACAGCCGGATAGTGTGCAGCTTACAGTGGACTGAGAACTGATAGCTACAATATAATAACACACAGGCACTATTGATactcaagtggaaatgacaaagtAAGGATCGTGACTAGAAGGTGAAGCcattaaaaaaacaataaaaatgatAGGAATCTGAAATCAGAGCAAAATATGTTAGAAATTGAAACTTAATGTTCATTTCTTGCAAAACAAATATACAGGAGAGGTGAGACTGTTCCTTGTCATGTTAAGAAAATTGGCTTAACCTTCCTGATCTACATCTAAATCACCaatttgtatatttttaaaacaaaaccactGATATCAATTCTGTTAATGaagttggtttcctcccataaaaTATGatgaggaagggaatcaaggcttTGAGTGTTCTCAGCTATTTATAAGATTGCCTTCCTAACCTCAAAATGTTAATGAAAGAATACAAGTTAATAGGAACATAACATTCTAATTAGGAGTAGACTATTTCATCCCGAAGCCAGCTGCAATAGTCAGTTTGATCACAGCTAATCTTCTGATTCAACTGCACTTTCCCACTCCTACCCCATACTCCTCAATTTCTGAGGAACCAAAAATCTATCCAGTTTGTCTAAAATCAAGCTTGTTCCTCCCTCTGGGATAATTATTACAGATCCACAAGTGACATCCGAGATAGAGATGTGATGATTGAGAATAATTTCCTAAGGATTAATGTTGTGATGAAACAACACTTtttcagttgaggatttttgaaCAGTTTATTGCTGAGCCATTTCCATTTCTAAGCATACATTTTTGTTCTAAAGATTTTTGTAAGCTAGAATACAGTACGATTTTATTGGTGTGAGGATTCTCATTgtaatttatttgaattttatATTGTAATTGGATTTTATAATaaagtcagttctgatataacaaTAGTTCTGTTCTCGTGCGAGCTCGTGTTAAGAAAAATAGGGCAATAGCTGCACCATGTAAACTAATGGGACCGGAATCACATTTTAGCTGATTACATGTGAGGAAAGTTCAGGTTCTACAAATAatgatctaaattcttcaattgcattaaagccaatttgcCTTGAAGAAATACACGCTATAGCAGAACCAAATGTAGAACTGTTAAGTAGCATGTTATCTAGTTAAATGTTAATTAAAAtagcttttaaaaataattttagatgttacaatattttaaatgctTAATTTAAATATCTGTTCactttttctgttctttttcctcCTGGTACAGCCACAGACATTTGTGGTCTTGTGGCACTTTGTGGAATAAGAAGCTGGACAATGTTCTGGTGTCAATTACCCTGCCTCAAAATCAGATATTTATCAGATGGGGTCACTGATAGTCGGTAGAAGTAGAACTCAACCCAATATATATTTAAACACCTGAAATTCAGCCCCTTCTAACTGCTGTATTGACAACAGTAGATTAACTAGGATCTTAGTTAAGTTGatcttaacctactgcgaatcctcttgcaaggatgcctaccttgaagaagctctcctcctccctctacaaggatttcagtgagtccctctctcactgcaccccccaggtcatcacctctgctctgaagaaaaaccactaccgaacaacccaaatggcctccttcttcaaagaccacaatttcccctccgacgtggttgacgatgctctccactgcaactcctccacttcccacacctctgcccttaaaacccgctcctccaatcgccaccaggacagaacccaacTGGACCTCACCTTccgccccaccaacctccagatacatcgtatcatcctctgtcatttccgccacctccaaacagaccccaccagcagggatatatttccctccccacccctatcagcattccgtagagaccactccctccgcgactccctcgtcaggcccacaccccccaccaaccctccctccactcctggcacctgcCCCTTCAAACGCAAGAAGTGCAaaccttgcacccacacctcccccctcacctccctccaaggccccaatggatccttccatatccatcgcaaattctcctgcaccttcacgcacatcatttactgtatccgctgcacccgatgtggtctcctctacattggggagacaggccgcctacttgcggaacgtttcagggaacacctctgggacacccgcaccaaccaacccaaccgccccgtggctgaacacttaaactccccttcccactccgccaatgacatgcagttCCTTGGCCTGCTACATTGCCAGACcttggccacacgacgcctggaggaagagcacctcatcttccacctaggaaccctccaaccacaagggatgaatttagatttctccagcttcctcatttcccctccctcccatcttAACTCAGTcacaacccccagattcagcaccaccttcttgacctgcaatcttcttcccgacctccccccccccccccccccccccccccccccctgcctatcacacacaccctcacctccttccacctgtcgtattcccagcgcccatcccccaaattccctcccacCTACCTtctatctcagcccgcttggcacaccagactcattcttgaagaagggcttatgcccgaaacatcaattctcctgttgctcggatgctgcctggcctgctgtgtttttccagcaccacattttgcaACAATAGATTAATTCAAGACTCAAGATTTTGATCTCTTTGGTTGAGTATTGATTATCTGTGTAGTTACCAAATGGACATCTAGAACCATTACATATATTCACATATTAAACTCATGATAGTAAAGTTATGTTTATGTCAGTAAACTTCTCTGGTAATTTTAAATTAGTTCATAACTTAGCTCAGACTTCACAGCAAACAGAAAATAGCAGTTTATTCCATGTACTCATCCACATAAAAGTTTAAACAGAATTTTGATTGGACTGGGTCAGAATTTGTTTTGTACCTTGTGAAATACTGACATGATTACTAATAACGAATTTAAAAGTGCTGTATGTTAGACAATAAATAGTTTTAAATAATACTGTTGTGCTCTTTCTTTTGATTATTAGTTTTATTCCTTCTGATCAAACAGAAGAGAGTTTTGTTTTACGTTGCAGGCACAACTTGTGTGTGGCCTCCACCCAGTGCTTCACATGGAAGATTGAATTCAGTTCATCGTTTGGTACTGTGCATGCAATGTACTTTTTTTGAAAATCAAAGCATGTCACAGTATTCTCATAAAGCAAGAATTTCATTTATATAATTTATATATAAACCATATTATGTATATATTATTTAAACATTTTGTATATCTAAATTCTCAAGATCACAAACTAGTGTTTTTAAATATCATTTACTGTAATAAGCAGTGCCTAGCACTGGGTTAACTTCGTACTATCAACacagtcttcacctgaaccatgctgggaccagagtgcTAGCAAATCGCATAACAACAGCTGTAAACAGGACTTTAAACTGAAGGGAGGGGATTCGGTGAGAGGGGAACTTAGAAAGCCTGAATTGAAgaaggaggtaagagtgcagaactcagaagaagttattaaaatctccagcacagacacaaataggacagtgTATGGAAAGGGCTAACAATCAAACTTCACACACATCAGATAAACGAATGTCAATGAGCagagggatggttaatacaggacCTAAGGATTTATATGTGAATGCTTTtttataaggaataaggtaaaagagcttgtggtgcagatcgaaattggcaggtatgatcaGTCGGGCATCAAGGAGACGTGGCTGCAGAGAGATCAgcattgggagctgaatatttcAAGTATATACATCCTATTGAAAGGagaggcaggtgggcagagggggtaggGTTGCTTTATTAGTAagcaatgaaattaaatcaatacagAGGAGCCtgaattatccgaacaagatgggcatgcactatttcattcaaataattgattattcagttaattgatttcctctaaGTCTCGGAGTTTTTTGTAAAGTCTGCTCACCGTTCAGGAGCAGCACACCGCGCGTTAGCTTGTCTGCCCCACAAACCTGCCCACctcccaaacctgtccactccccaACCCTGCACCCACGTTACTCCTACCCACTGTTGAACCACTATTGCCCTCATCCTCCCCAACTGCCCCCCACCCCTGGGGCAGCCAGACTTGTCACCAGTAGTGAAACTGCTCCTGCCTTTGTAGGGTAAGTCTCCACATAGTGCACGCGTGCACACAGACTATTTTACTGCgacgttttgacaggttccacctttgccctgtacaggataaTGTTGGAGTTTATCTGGGGAAGTGATGGGATGGTTGAGGGTTCACCCCTATGGAGAACTCAAGGcaaagtgtggagagagagagggcaggaggtcagtcatttggagacggtgcctggattgtccaggactgttcttggtAGCATTTCAGAGAgccaagttcatttttaatcattgttcctgtagtgatggctagcacaaggggacatagctttaaattgagggattataaatataggacagatgtcagaagtaggttctttgctcagagagtttAAGGGTGTGGAATACCCAgcttgcaacagtagtggactcaccaacattaagggcatttaaatggtcattggataaacttcTGGCTGATGGtagaatagtgtaagttagatgggctttagattggtttcacaggttggcacaacattgagggacaaagggcctgcactgtgctgtaatgttctatatatattaaacaaaagacgtgatcagaattgaaacagctctttgatgtaatgtttctatcgggaac from Hemiscyllium ocellatum isolate sHemOce1 chromosome 36, sHemOce1.pat.X.cur, whole genome shotgun sequence harbors:
- the smim19 gene encoding small integral membrane protein 19, which encodes MAGAGAGAGAEMDYTVHEAWNEATNVYLIAILVSFGLLVYARKNKRKIMRIFTVPPTVDPTPEPNFYDSLQKVRLRQQLEMYYIARKYDLQQEQPDSVQLTVD